In one Zobellia galactanivorans genomic region, the following are encoded:
- the rpsF gene encoding 30S ribosomal protein S6: MNHYETVFILNPVLSDDQIAETVKKFEDFLIKNGAKMVSKENWGLKKLAYAIQHKKSGFYHLFEFTAPGEVITPYEQEFKRDERIMRFLTVKLDKHAIEWAEKRRTRLKAKA, encoded by the coding sequence ATGAACCATTACGAAACTGTTTTCATTTTGAATCCCGTGCTTTCTGATGATCAGATAGCGGAAACAGTTAAGAAATTTGAGGATTTCTTAATTAAGAATGGCGCCAAAATGGTCTCCAAAGAAAACTGGGGGCTTAAAAAATTGGCCTATGCCATACAGCACAAAAAAAGTGGGTTTTACCACTTGTTCGAATTTACCGCTCCTGGTGAAGTCATTACTCCTTACGAGCAAGAGTTCAAAAGGGATGAGCGTATCATGCGCTTCTTGACGGTTAAACTGGACAAGCACGCTATTGAGTGGGCTGAGAAAAGAAGAACAAGGTTAAAAGCTAAAGCTTAA
- the rplI gene encoding 50S ribosomal protein L9 produces the protein MELILKQDVEHLGFKDDIVDVKNGYGRNYLIPRGLATMATPSAKKVLEENLKQRAHKEKKIVDAATKTAEALKALEMKISAKTGAADKLFGSVTTIDLAEALEKEGHAIDKKFISIQGGAVKRTGPYNAQIRLHREVVVDFPFEVVADKK, from the coding sequence ATGGAACTTATACTAAAACAAGACGTAGAGCATTTAGGCTTTAAAGATGATATCGTAGACGTAAAGAATGGCTACGGAAGAAATTACCTTATTCCGAGAGGTTTGGCTACTATGGCTACACCTTCTGCAAAAAAGGTATTGGAAGAGAACTTGAAACAGAGAGCTCACAAAGAGAAGAAAATTGTTGACGCGGCCACTAAAACTGCTGAAGCGCTTAAGGCTCTTGAGATGAAAATTTCTGCCAAGACTGGTGCAGCCGACAAATTGTTCGGTTCTGTTACTACCATCGATCTTGCTGAAGCCCTTGAGAAAGAAGGTCACGCTATCGATAAAAAGTTCATTAGCATTCAAGGTGGTGCCGTAAAACGTACAGGTCCTTACAATGCACAGATCAGATTACATAGGGAAGTGGTTGTAGATTTCCCTTTTGAGGTGGTTGCCGACAAGAAATAA
- a CDS encoding TonB-dependent receptor, producing the protein MSYKLHFSFLLLFSFFTAVSQVTTSNMSGSVVDDQNQPLLGANVVAVHTPTGTKYGAITNEDGLFKILNLRVGGPYTVTVSYIGFKEQTLNDIFLSLGKTFTLDVNLMTESQALDEVVVISDRGGTFGSDRTGSETSVGRRELTKLPTISRSAEDFTRLEPSASGTPGTGGLSFGGRNDQYNNFSLDGSFFGNPFGLDAPGPGGQTSSQPISLDAIDQIQVSLAPYDVTQSGFTGATVNAVTKSGTNEFHGSVYGFFRNESLTGGKIRGEEVVKPDLKQNQYGVSIGGPIIKNKLFFFANFERDQRDDLGTNGWVPNTGSGAINESRVLESDLISVQSALAGLGYDTGRYEGFTYGAESTKGILKLDWNISDDHRLAVIYNFLDSSKEKPAHPTALGVRGPSAQVLQFENSGYEINNNLQSFQLELNSTFGDNATNKLQVGYSHFDDFRNPFSAPIPAITIQDGAGSNYIIAGHEPFSINNTLDQKVFQLTNNFNYFVGNHTLTAGVSFEKFQFDNSFNLGAYGYDENGDFVQEVGAFASYPSLAAFQTDINDGTLAAALANAQNIFTNSNAAGVGNAGGWALAETNVGQLSFYVQDDWSITPDFKLTYGVRFDKPLYFDTDDKIQENIARKPFTFDPTISYFNPQTGQETLLDSETLPNNDFLISPRVGFNWDVNGSQTTQIRGGSGVFTGRFPFVWLGNQVQGLDSFFYQIVDPDFKWPQVWRTNIGADHRFDSGVILTADISYTKDLNGAHVQNWGLRNPSATLDAPGDNRPVYTAADKGNNAYVFTNSDKGRIWNASLKAQKTWDNGLFASVAYNYLNAQDVNSIEAEITGDAFDFNPNLGDANQDVLSYSKYGDTHRVIGAAAKQFNYGSNNKWSTTISTFFEYAQGGRFNYTYAGNINNDSSFQNNDLIYIPTAAEVQQMQFTGAGQAEAFESFIHQDDYMSDNRGQYFDRYAALAPWRGKWDVKFLQDYRFNVSEDKVHTIQFSIDILNFGNLLNSDWGVIQQPNSLNPLSVSVDADNVPTYTFNEQLTESFGYDSSLFSRWQMQFGLRYIF; encoded by the coding sequence ATGTCTTACAAACTCCATTTTAGCTTTTTGCTGCTCTTTTCGTTTTTTACGGCAGTATCTCAGGTGACTACTTCGAACATGTCAGGTTCGGTGGTCGATGATCAAAATCAACCCTTGCTGGGGGCCAATGTTGTAGCGGTGCATACACCTACAGGTACCAAATACGGGGCAATTACCAACGAAGACGGCCTTTTTAAAATTTTGAACCTTAGGGTGGGCGGTCCGTATACGGTAACCGTTTCGTACATAGGTTTTAAGGAACAGACCTTGAACGACATATTTTTAAGTCTAGGAAAAACCTTTACTTTAGATGTCAACCTAATGACCGAAAGCCAAGCTTTAGACGAAGTTGTAGTCATTTCAGATCGTGGTGGTACCTTCGGAAGCGACCGTACCGGTTCGGAAACCAGTGTCGGAAGAAGGGAGCTTACCAAATTACCTACCATTTCAAGGTCGGCAGAAGATTTTACTCGATTGGAACCGAGTGCGTCGGGAACTCCGGGTACGGGAGGCTTGTCTTTTGGAGGTCGTAACGACCAGTACAATAACTTTTCCTTAGATGGGTCTTTTTTTGGAAATCCTTTCGGTCTTGATGCTCCCGGGCCAGGTGGACAAACCAGTTCTCAACCTATTTCCTTGGATGCCATCGATCAAATTCAAGTATCATTGGCTCCTTACGACGTTACCCAATCAGGTTTTACCGGAGCTACCGTCAATGCGGTGACCAAGAGCGGAACCAATGAGTTTCACGGATCTGTTTACGGTTTCTTTAGAAACGAGAGTCTAACGGGAGGCAAGATTAGGGGAGAAGAAGTGGTGAAGCCAGACCTAAAACAAAATCAATATGGTGTAAGCATCGGCGGGCCTATTATAAAGAACAAACTCTTTTTCTTTGCCAACTTTGAGCGCGATCAACGCGATGATTTAGGGACTAACGGTTGGGTACCCAATACGGGTTCGGGGGCCATTAACGAATCTAGGGTGCTTGAAAGTGATTTGATATCCGTACAATCTGCACTTGCAGGATTGGGGTATGATACCGGTAGATATGAAGGTTTTACTTATGGAGCCGAATCTACAAAGGGGATATTGAAATTAGATTGGAACATAAGCGACGATCATCGCTTGGCGGTGATTTACAACTTTTTGGATTCTTCCAAAGAGAAACCTGCCCACCCTACTGCCTTGGGTGTTCGCGGACCTAGTGCCCAAGTGTTGCAGTTCGAAAATTCGGGCTATGAAATCAACAACAACCTTCAGTCTTTTCAGTTGGAGCTGAACTCTACTTTTGGGGATAATGCTACAAACAAACTTCAGGTAGGTTATTCGCATTTTGACGATTTTAGAAATCCGTTTTCTGCGCCAATTCCCGCCATTACGATCCAAGATGGGGCGGGAAGCAATTATATTATTGCAGGCCATGAACCCTTTTCTATAAACAATACGTTAGATCAAAAGGTATTTCAGCTTACGAACAACTTCAACTACTTTGTGGGGAACCATACCTTGACCGCAGGGGTTTCGTTCGAGAAATTTCAATTTGACAACTCTTTTAACCTTGGGGCTTACGGATATGATGAAAATGGTGACTTTGTTCAAGAGGTGGGAGCTTTTGCGTCTTACCCTAGTTTAGCGGCCTTTCAAACCGATATAAACGACGGTACTTTGGCTGCGGCTTTGGCCAATGCACAGAATATTTTTACGAATAGCAATGCTGCAGGTGTTGGTAATGCGGGCGGTTGGGCCTTGGCTGAAACCAATGTGGGGCAATTGTCTTTTTATGTACAGGATGATTGGAGTATTACCCCGGATTTTAAACTGACCTATGGTGTACGTTTTGACAAGCCCTTGTATTTTGATACGGATGACAAGATTCAAGAGAATATTGCAAGGAAGCCTTTTACCTTTGATCCTACGATTTCATATTTTAATCCACAGACCGGTCAGGAAACTTTATTGGATTCGGAGACATTACCGAACAATGATTTCCTAATCTCTCCAAGAGTAGGTTTTAACTGGGATGTCAATGGAAGTCAAACTACCCAGATTCGAGGGGGTAGTGGGGTTTTTACCGGTCGTTTCCCATTCGTTTGGTTAGGAAACCAAGTTCAGGGATTGGATTCGTTTTTCTACCAGATTGTTGATCCTGATTTCAAATGGCCACAAGTATGGCGTACCAATATCGGTGCTGACCATAGGTTTGATAGTGGCGTTATTTTGACGGCCGATATTTCGTACACCAAAGACCTTAACGGGGCCCATGTTCAGAACTGGGGATTGCGAAATCCTTCCGCAACTTTAGATGCACCTGGCGATAACAGACCCGTTTATACGGCTGCCGACAAAGGAAACAATGCCTATGTGTTCACCAATTCCGATAAAGGTAGAATCTGGAATGCTTCATTAAAGGCCCAGAAAACATGGGATAACGGACTGTTTGCAAGTGTTGCCTATAACTATCTGAACGCGCAAGATGTGAATTCCATAGAGGCTGAGATTACGGGCGATGCCTTTGATTTCAACCCCAACCTAGGGGATGCCAACCAAGATGTATTGTCTTATTCGAAATATGGAGATACCCATAGGGTTATCGGTGCTGCGGCCAAGCAGTTTAACTATGGTAGCAATAACAAGTGGTCTACTACGATTTCTACTTTCTTTGAATATGCCCAAGGAGGTAGGTTCAATTATACCTATGCGGGTAACATCAATAATGATAGTTCGTTTCAGAACAATGACTTGATTTACATTCCAACGGCTGCAGAAGTTCAACAAATGCAATTTACCGGTGCCGGGCAAGCTGAGGCTTTTGAGAGTTTTATTCATCAAGATGATTACATGAGCGATAATAGGGGGCAGTATTTTGATCGTTATGCCGCTCTTGCTCCATGGCGTGGAAAGTGGGATGTGAAATTCTTGCAAGATTACCGTTTCAATGTGTCTGAAGATAAGGTGCATACCATTCAGTTCAGTATCGATATCTTAAACTTTGGTAATTTATTGAACAGTGATTGGGGCGTAATTCAGCAACCGAACAGTCTCAACCCGCTATCCGTATCGGTAGATGCCGACAATGTGCCTACGTATACGTTCAATGAACAACTTACCGAATCCTTCGGGTATGACTCAAGTTTGTTCTCTAGGTGGCAGATGCAATTCGGTTTACGTTATATTTTCTAA
- a CDS encoding LytR/AlgR family response regulator transcription factor: MKLRSIIVDDSSMQRMAVAKLVNSHPNLAMVAEYSNAIEAKNGIKNNEIDLIFLDVEMPIISGFDLLESLENSPQVILITGKPDYALKAFDYDVTDYLHKPITLARFDASVKRAVAKYEQMNQVQEDEEHIFVKSNLKKRKVILNDIKWIEALGDYIKLVTDEANIVILSTMKSFEQQLPEDKFLRIHKSYIVNLEKIEKFNSKNVEVSGRSIPLSRNKKTELAEALSNV; this comes from the coding sequence ATGAAATTAAGAAGTATTATCGTAGACGATTCGTCCATGCAGCGAATGGCGGTCGCGAAACTGGTAAACAGCCATCCCAACCTTGCTATGGTGGCCGAATACAGTAATGCGATCGAAGCCAAAAATGGTATTAAGAACAACGAGATCGATCTTATTTTTCTTGATGTTGAAATGCCTATTATTAGTGGATTCGACCTACTCGAATCCCTAGAAAATAGTCCGCAAGTAATTTTGATTACCGGTAAACCCGATTATGCCCTAAAGGCATTCGATTACGATGTAACCGATTATTTACACAAACCTATTACACTTGCCCGATTTGATGCCTCCGTTAAAAGAGCAGTTGCCAAATACGAGCAAATGAACCAGGTACAGGAAGACGAAGAACATATTTTTGTCAAAAGCAACCTTAAGAAACGCAAGGTAATCTTAAACGATATCAAATGGATAGAAGCCCTTGGCGACTACATAAAACTGGTAACCGACGAAGCGAACATCGTTATCTTGTCTACCATGAAATCATTTGAGCAACAATTACCGGAAGACAAATTCCTTCGTATTCACAAATCGTATATTGTGAATTTGGAGAAAATAGAAAAATTCAACAGTAAAAACGTTGAAGTTAGTGGAAGGTCCATTCCTCTTAGTAGGAACAAGAAGACCGAATTGGCAGAAGCACTGAGCAATGTCTAG
- the rpsR gene encoding 30S ribosomal protein S18 yields MATLQQQAKGKKDGEIRYLTPLNIETNTKKKYCRFKKSGIKYIDYKDADFLMKLVNEQGKLLPRRLTGTSLKYQRKVAQAVKRARHLALMPYVGDLLK; encoded by the coding sequence ATGGCAACATTACAACAACAGGCAAAAGGAAAAAAAGACGGTGAAATCCGTTATTTGACCCCATTGAACATTGAGACCAATACTAAAAAGAAGTATTGCCGTTTCAAGAAATCAGGTATTAAATATATCGATTACAAAGACGCGGACTTTTTAATGAAGTTGGTAAACGAGCAAGGTAAATTGTTACCTAGAAGACTTACCGGTACTTCTTTGAAATACCAACGCAAAGTGGCTCAAGCGGTCAAAAGAGCACGTCATTTGGCTTTGATGCCGTACGTAGGCGATCTATTAAAATAA